One Stenotrophomonas sp. SAU14A_NAIMI4_5 DNA segment encodes these proteins:
- the rsmD gene encoding 16S rRNA (guanine(966)-N(2))-methyltransferase RsmD yields MSGRGGNDGQVRIIGGRWRNTRLPVPTLPGLRPSSDRVRETLFNWLLPKLGGARVLDLFAGSGALGLEAVSRGAAHATLVERDAQLGRNLTAAVAKLQAAEQVTVVQADALRWLQGAPAQQATLVFIDPPFADGLWQDVLAQLPRHLAADAWLYLESPAGHVPVLPPEWLLHREGGTREVRFALYRRATATL; encoded by the coding sequence GTGAGCGGCCGTGGTGGCAATGACGGCCAGGTCCGCATCATCGGCGGGCGCTGGCGCAATACCCGCTTGCCGGTGCCGACCCTGCCGGGCCTGCGGCCCAGCAGCGACCGCGTGCGCGAAACGCTCTTCAACTGGCTGCTGCCCAAGCTCGGTGGGGCCCGCGTGCTGGACCTGTTCGCCGGCAGCGGCGCGCTGGGCCTGGAAGCCGTCTCGCGCGGTGCCGCCCACGCCACCCTGGTCGAGCGCGATGCCCAGCTCGGCCGCAACCTGACCGCCGCCGTCGCCAAGCTGCAGGCGGCCGAGCAGGTCACCGTCGTCCAGGCCGATGCCCTGCGCTGGCTGCAGGGCGCGCCGGCCCAGCAGGCCACGCTGGTGTTCATCGACCCGCCGTTCGCCGATGGCCTGTGGCAGGACGTGCTCGCCCAGCTGCCGCGCCATCTCGCCGCCGATGCCTGGCTGTACCTGGAATCCCCGGCGGGCCACGTGCCCGTGCTGCCGCCGGAATGGCTGCTGCACCGCGAGGGCGGCACCCGCGAGGTGCGCTTTGCCCTGTACCGCCGCGCCACTGCTACACTTTGA
- the coaD gene encoding pantetheine-phosphate adenylyltransferase, which translates to MTVANRRIAVYPGTFDPITNGHIDLVSRAAPLFEKVVVGVAQSPSKGPALPLEQRVQLARGALGHHSNVEVIGFDTLLAHFVRSVQGGVLLRGLRAVSDFEYEFQMASMNRHLIPEVETLFLTPAEQHSFISSSLVREIARLGGDVSGFVPAAVLEALRKVREAKSAQS; encoded by the coding sequence ATGACCGTGGCCAACCGCCGCATCGCCGTCTACCCCGGCACGTTCGACCCCATCACCAATGGTCATATCGACCTGGTGAGCCGGGCCGCGCCGTTGTTCGAAAAGGTCGTGGTCGGCGTGGCGCAGAGCCCGTCCAAGGGCCCGGCGCTGCCGCTGGAGCAGCGCGTGCAGCTGGCCCGGGGCGCCCTGGGCCACCACAGCAATGTCGAGGTCATCGGCTTCGATACCCTGCTGGCCCATTTCGTACGTTCGGTCCAGGGCGGGGTGCTGCTGCGCGGCCTGCGCGCGGTGTCCGACTTCGAATACGAATTCCAGATGGCGAGCATGAACCGCCACCTGATCCCGGAGGTCGAGACCCTGTTCCTGACCCCGGCCGAGCAGCACAGCTTCATTTCGTCCTCGCTGGTCCGCGAGATCGCCCGCCTGGGAGGCGACGTGTCCGGTTTCGTGCCGGCCGCCGTGCTCGAGGCGCTGCGCAAGGTCCGCGAAGCGAAGTCGGCGCAGTCGTAA
- a CDS encoding YfhL family 4Fe-4S dicluster ferredoxin — translation MSLKINELCVNCDVCEPACPNQAISMGETIYLIDPARCTECVGHFDEPQCVVVCPVECIDPDPEIVETEVQLLAKLRRLQHDHPELYAEPPSE, via the coding sequence ATGTCGCTGAAAATCAACGAGCTCTGCGTCAACTGTGACGTCTGCGAGCCGGCCTGCCCGAACCAGGCCATTTCGATGGGTGAAACCATCTACCTGATCGACCCTGCGCGCTGCACCGAATGCGTGGGTCACTTCGACGAGCCACAGTGCGTGGTCGTCTGCCCGGTCGAATGCATCGATCCGGACCCGGAGATCGTGGAAACGGAAGTCCAGCTGCTGGCCAAGTTGCGCCGACTGCAGCACGATCACCCCGAACTCTACGCGGAGCCCCCATCCGAATGA
- the ggt gene encoding gamma-glutamyltransferase translates to MKTLIVRPLLLLSLVLSPLAWAETTARAERPDGAAIASGHALATQAGIDILAQGGNAFDAAVAVSSTLAVVEPISSGLGGGGFFLLHDAATGKDIMLDARETAPAAATPQAFLDKQGNLDRDRSVNGPWSAGIPGLPAALVELSAKHGKLPLSASLQPAIRIAREGFPVYDRMAKGYASRREVMERFPGTREVYLRNGKPIATGDLFKQPELAQTLERLAAGGRDGFYKGQTGKLLLEGVKQAGGKWTADELAGYQVKLREPIVFDYNGWKITTAPPPSSGGIALASMLQILEGWDIKQMDAAHRTHLVVEAMRRAYRDRTFFLGDPDFVQIPQKVLTSKDYAQGLRATIHPDKATPSDLLSGNPTPLEDDETTHFSIIDRDGNRVGATQTVNLLYGSGLIPKGTGVLLNNEMDDFALKPGTPNAFGVMGYAANAPKPGKRMLSSMTPTFMENADKVVVLGTPGGSRIITMVLLGILGYDAGLDAQQVAALPRYHHQWLPDLIEAESDAFDADTVKQLQAMGHKIDLPGDVAAGGRGSSHVWGNLQTVEWDRKANKLYGGSDPRNPVGSAQVIPAH, encoded by the coding sequence ATGAAGACGCTGATCGTCCGCCCCCTGCTGCTGCTCAGCCTGGTGCTGAGCCCGCTGGCCTGGGCCGAAACCACCGCCCGTGCCGAGCGCCCTGATGGCGCGGCCATCGCCAGTGGCCATGCGCTGGCCACCCAGGCCGGCATCGACATCCTGGCGCAGGGCGGCAACGCCTTCGACGCCGCGGTGGCGGTGTCCTCCACCCTGGCCGTGGTCGAGCCGATCAGCTCGGGCCTGGGCGGCGGCGGCTTCTTCCTGCTGCACGATGCAGCCACCGGCAAGGACATCATGCTGGATGCGCGCGAGACCGCCCCGGCGGCCGCGACCCCGCAGGCCTTCCTGGACAAACAGGGCAACCTGGATCGCGACCGCTCAGTCAACGGCCCGTGGTCGGCCGGCATCCCCGGCCTTCCCGCCGCGCTGGTGGAACTGTCGGCCAAGCACGGCAAGCTGCCGCTGTCGGCCTCGCTGCAGCCGGCCATCCGCATCGCCCGCGAAGGTTTCCCGGTCTATGACCGCATGGCCAAGGGCTACGCCTCGCGCCGCGAGGTGATGGAGCGCTTCCCCGGCACGCGCGAGGTCTACCTGCGCAACGGCAAGCCGATCGCTACCGGGGATCTGTTCAAGCAGCCTGAGCTGGCACAGACCCTGGAGCGCCTGGCGGCCGGCGGTCGCGATGGCTTCTACAAGGGCCAGACCGGCAAGCTGCTGCTGGAAGGCGTGAAGCAGGCCGGTGGCAAGTGGACGGCCGACGAGCTGGCCGGCTACCAGGTCAAGCTGCGCGAGCCGATCGTGTTCGACTACAACGGCTGGAAGATCACCACCGCGCCGCCGCCGTCGTCCGGTGGCATCGCCCTGGCCAGCATGCTTCAGATCCTGGAAGGCTGGGACATCAAGCAGATGGATGCGGCCCACCGCACCCACCTGGTGGTGGAAGCGATGCGCCGCGCCTACCGCGACCGCACCTTCTTCCTCGGCGATCCGGACTTCGTGCAGATCCCGCAGAAGGTGCTGACCAGCAAGGATTACGCGCAGGGCCTGCGGGCCACGATACACCCGGACAAGGCCACCCCCAGCGACCTGCTGTCGGGCAACCCGACCCCGCTGGAAGATGACGAGACCACGCACTTCTCGATCATCGACCGTGATGGCAACCGCGTCGGCGCCACCCAGACCGTCAACCTGCTGTACGGCTCGGGGCTGATTCCCAAGGGCACCGGCGTGCTGCTGAACAACGAGATGGACGACTTCGCGCTGAAGCCGGGCACCCCCAACGCCTTCGGCGTGATGGGCTATGCGGCCAATGCACCGAAGCCGGGCAAGCGCATGCTCAGCTCGATGACGCCCACCTTCATGGAGAACGCCGACAAGGTGGTGGTGCTGGGCACCCCGGGCGGCAGCCGCATCATCACCATGGTGCTGCTGGGCATCCTCGGCTACGACGCTGGCCTGGACGCGCAACAGGTGGCCGCATTGCCGCGCTACCACCACCAGTGGCTGCCGGACCTGATCGAGGCCGAGAGCGATGCCTTCGACGCGGACACCGTGAAGCAGCTGCAGGCGATGGGCCACAAGATCGACCTGCCGGGCGACGTCGCCGCCGGTGGCCGCGGCTCCAGCCACGTGTGGGGCAACCTGCAGACCGTGGAGTGGGACCGCAAGGCCAACAAGCTCTACGGCGGCAGCGACCCGCGCAACCCGGTGGGCAGCGCCCAGGTAATACCGGCGCACTGA
- a CDS encoding MBL fold metallo-hydrolase codes for MKLWSIRGNSQRLDGGAMFGNAPRAVWEKWAAPDELNRIELACRALLASPLDGKTVLFETGIGAFFDPRMRDRYGVQESQHVLIDSLREAGFEHEDIDVVVLSHLHFDHAGGLLAAWSEGRSPELLFPNATFVVGAQHWQRALQPHPRDRASFIPELPGLLQATGRLEVVEGEYSKVLGSSVRFSYSDGHTPGLMLAEIVGHARAGEDAHGGVVFCADLIPGRSWVHVPITMGYDRNAELLIDEKRRFLEDKLARNVHLFFTHDPQVALAQLGRDEKGRFVTLHEQGELKARALG; via the coding sequence ATGAAACTATGGTCGATTCGTGGGAACTCGCAGCGCCTGGATGGCGGTGCGATGTTCGGCAACGCGCCGCGTGCGGTGTGGGAAAAGTGGGCGGCTCCGGACGAGCTCAATCGCATCGAGCTGGCCTGCCGTGCGTTGCTGGCCAGCCCGCTGGATGGCAAGACCGTGCTGTTCGAGACCGGCATCGGTGCGTTCTTCGACCCGCGCATGCGTGACCGTTACGGCGTGCAGGAAAGCCAGCACGTGCTGATCGATTCGCTGCGCGAGGCGGGTTTCGAACACGAGGATATCGACGTGGTGGTGCTGAGCCACCTGCACTTCGACCACGCTGGCGGCCTGCTGGCAGCATGGAGCGAAGGCCGCTCGCCGGAACTGCTGTTCCCCAACGCGACCTTCGTGGTCGGTGCGCAGCACTGGCAGCGGGCGCTGCAGCCACATCCGCGCGACCGCGCCAGCTTCATTCCGGAACTGCCGGGCCTGCTGCAGGCCACTGGCCGCCTGGAAGTGGTGGAGGGCGAGTATTCCAAGGTGCTGGGCAGCAGCGTGCGCTTCAGCTACAGCGACGGCCATACGCCGGGCCTGATGCTGGCCGAGATCGTCGGCCACGCGCGTGCCGGCGAGGATGCGCACGGCGGCGTGGTGTTCTGTGCGGACCTGATCCCGGGGCGCTCGTGGGTGCACGTGCCGATCACCATGGGCTACGACCGCAATGCGGAGCTGCTGATCGACGAGAAACGGCGCTTCCTGGAAGACAAGCTGGCGCGCAACGTGCATCTGTTCTTCACCCATGACCCGCAGGTGGCGCTGGCGCAGCTGGGGCGGGATGAGAAGGGGCGTTTCGTGACCCTGCATGAGCAGGGGGAGCTGAAGGCGCGGGCGTTGGGGTAA
- a CDS encoding PsiF family protein → MKASFLLAAALLIGLPLAATAATPQQQRMADCSAKNKGLKGDAYKTAQSACLSGHATDTKAATPQERMKQCNADAATKKLAGDARKTFMSSCLKAS, encoded by the coding sequence ATGAAAGCCTCGTTCCTGCTGGCCGCCGCCCTGCTCATCGGCCTGCCCCTGGCCGCCACCGCCGCCACCCCGCAACAGCAGCGCATGGCCGACTGCTCGGCCAAGAACAAAGGGCTGAAGGGCGACGCCTACAAGACCGCGCAGAGCGCCTGCCTGAGCGGCCACGCCACCGACACCAAGGCCGCCACCCCGCAGGAGCGCATGAAGCAGTGCAACGCCGATGCCGCGACCAAGAAGCTCGCCGGCGACGCCCGCAAGACCTTCATGAGCAGCTGCCTGAAAGCCTCGTAA
- a CDS encoding SRPBCC family protein yields the protein MTSAAASHPETDLVISRVLAAPRAALWRAWTEPELLRQWWCPRPWTTEVRAFELRPGGAFHTFMQGPEGGTSDNPGCFVEIVPQQRLVFTSMLGGGWRPQTPWLGFTAAITFADEGQGCRYTAQVMHPDKTVRDQHEQMGFFDGWNMAIDQLQALAAGL from the coding sequence ATGACATCCGCTGCCGCCTCTCATCCGGAGACCGATCTGGTCATCAGCCGCGTGTTGGCCGCGCCGCGGGCGGCGTTGTGGCGGGCGTGGACCGAACCTGAGCTGTTGCGGCAGTGGTGGTGCCCACGGCCGTGGACCACCGAGGTGCGTGCGTTCGAGCTCCGCCCCGGCGGTGCGTTCCATACCTTCATGCAGGGCCCGGAGGGCGGCACCAGTGATAACCCGGGGTGCTTCGTCGAGATCGTGCCGCAGCAGCGCCTGGTGTTCACTTCGATGCTGGGCGGCGGCTGGCGGCCGCAGACCCCGTGGCTGGGCTTCACCGCGGCCATTACCTTCGCCGACGAAGGGCAGGGCTGCCGCTACACCGCGCAGGTCATGCACCCGGACAAGACAGTCCGTGACCAACACGAGCAGATGGGGTTTTTCGATGGTTGGAACATGGCCATCGACCAGTTGCAGGCGCTGGCGGCCGGGCTGTAA
- the upp gene encoding uracil phosphoribosyltransferase: MKIVEVRHPLVQHKIGLMRNAALSTKDFRELANELGTLLAYEATADLETEPHTLPGWAGPVTVQRIAGAKITVVPILRAGLGMLSGVLSLIPAARVSVVGLQRDEETLQPVPYFERLTGRLEERDALILDPMLATGGTLIATIDMLKRAGARRIKGIFLVAAPEGIEAVKAVHPDVEIYTAAIDAQLNDKGYILPGLGDAGDRIFGTRVV; this comes from the coding sequence ATGAAGATCGTCGAAGTGCGCCACCCGCTGGTGCAGCACAAGATCGGCCTGATGCGCAACGCCGCGCTCAGCACCAAGGATTTCCGCGAACTGGCCAACGAACTGGGCACGCTGCTGGCCTACGAGGCCACCGCCGACCTGGAGACCGAGCCGCACACCCTCCCCGGCTGGGCCGGCCCGGTGACCGTGCAGCGCATCGCTGGCGCCAAGATCACCGTGGTGCCGATCCTGCGTGCCGGCCTGGGCATGCTCAGCGGCGTGCTGTCGCTGATCCCGGCCGCGCGCGTGAGCGTGGTCGGCCTGCAGCGCGATGAGGAAACCCTGCAGCCGGTGCCTTATTTCGAGCGCCTGACCGGCCGCCTGGAAGAGCGCGATGCGCTGATCCTGGACCCGATGCTGGCCACCGGCGGCACCCTGATCGCCACCATCGACATGCTCAAGCGCGCGGGCGCCCGCCGCATCAAGGGCATCTTCCTGGTCGCCGCACCGGAAGGCATCGAGGCGGTCAAGGCCGTGCACCCGGACGTGGAGATCTACACCGCGGCCATCGATGCCCAGCTCAACGACAAGGGCTACATCCTGCCGGGCCTGGGCGATGCGGGCGACCGCATTTTCGGTACCCGCGTGGTGTGA
- a CDS encoding TonB-dependent receptor: protein MHIKTPLAMAITVTLALGAAAPLQAAGQQALAATGVVAADAVDLDRIEVRAQLESQVRAVDLKRSSDAIEDAVSSDALGQYPDKNVAESLQRLPGISVTRDQGEGRFVVIRGLDANLNSVSIDGIAVGTPEDSSRAAPLDVIPSDSTERLRVVKSPTPDMPGDAIGGAVLVESASAFDRDGRSLRGKIEASHQQLSGETSPKASFNYSEVFADTFGIALGVNYQNRKFESDNTEVEYDNLDGDIDPQDVKPGDVTAINLQNRKYEIERKRIGANLNMDWRPNEDSKYYLRTLYSQFDDAETRQRVIYNFDDADMVATGTDQYRLDDLPADAIQKRMRYRTKKENTFAASLGGENKLTNAVVDYKIGYTRTEERVNDEMEARFELDADDMSGTLDQRSRLPTYTLSSNDWMDNANYAFDRFVISPKQVNDEERSAQVNVRFDGDNSSIKFGLLGRWRDRDVNVDESELRRGPDIDLASWTAADPEHRHGVMGQGMSSAAMRAYWAQNGSRYTARPQDVAGNAATSLEEDYTASEDIFASYAMGTWDIGSLRIIGGVRVENTRFKATGNSVELDDDDGYTVSPVEANRSYTNVLPGLHLRYDAADDWVLRASANKTVSRPSFGDISPRRALNAGDEELRLGNPQLDPYESKNIDLSVEKYIGTTGIVSLGLFHKSIDGYIVETVSQNDPAYDGLDVTRPINGRKATVRGAEFNWQQQLAFLPGALDGVLVGASGTWLDTRFDAGIADREGEEFMLPRASKHVYSAHIGYEKYGLSTRLAAVYRSEYLDTVGAGRAFDIYVAPNTQLDFSLDYKFTPRISMYFEAQNLLDKPLELYQGTRSRTLQMEEYGRTYAVGLKVAL, encoded by the coding sequence GTGCACATCAAGACTCCGCTGGCCATGGCCATCACCGTGACCCTGGCGCTGGGGGCCGCAGCACCGCTGCAGGCCGCCGGGCAGCAGGCCTTGGCCGCCACCGGCGTGGTTGCCGCCGATGCGGTCGACCTGGACCGCATCGAAGTGCGCGCCCAGCTCGAATCGCAGGTCCGCGCGGTTGATCTGAAGCGCAGCAGCGACGCCATCGAAGACGCGGTGTCCTCCGATGCCTTGGGCCAGTACCCGGACAAGAACGTGGCCGAGTCGCTGCAGCGCCTGCCGGGCATCAGCGTGACCCGCGACCAGGGCGAAGGCCGCTTCGTGGTCATCCGTGGCCTGGATGCCAACCTCAACAGCGTCAGCATCGATGGCATCGCCGTGGGTACCCCGGAAGATTCCAGCCGCGCCGCGCCGCTGGACGTCATTCCTTCCGATTCGACCGAGCGCCTGCGCGTGGTCAAGTCGCCGACCCCGGACATGCCGGGTGACGCCATCGGTGGCGCGGTGCTGGTCGAATCGGCCTCGGCCTTCGACCGCGACGGCCGCAGCCTGCGCGGCAAGATCGAAGCCAGCCACCAGCAGCTGTCCGGCGAGACCAGCCCCAAGGCCTCGTTCAACTACAGCGAAGTGTTCGCCGACACCTTCGGCATCGCGCTGGGCGTGAACTACCAGAACCGCAAGTTCGAGTCGGACAACACCGAAGTCGAGTACGACAATCTTGATGGTGACATCGATCCGCAGGACGTGAAGCCCGGTGACGTCACCGCGATCAACCTGCAGAACCGCAAGTACGAGATCGAGCGCAAGCGCATCGGTGCCAACCTCAACATGGACTGGCGCCCGAACGAGGACAGCAAGTACTACCTGCGCACGCTGTACAGCCAGTTCGACGACGCTGAAACCCGCCAGCGCGTGATCTACAACTTCGATGACGCCGACATGGTGGCCACCGGCACCGACCAGTACCGCCTGGACGATCTGCCGGCCGATGCGATCCAGAAGCGCATGCGCTACCGCACCAAGAAGGAAAACACCTTTGCTGCCAGCCTGGGCGGCGAGAACAAGCTGACCAACGCGGTGGTGGACTACAAGATCGGTTACACCCGCACCGAAGAGCGCGTCAACGACGAGATGGAAGCGCGCTTCGAGCTGGATGCCGACGACATGTCCGGCACCCTGGACCAGCGCAGCCGCCTGCCGACCTACACGCTCAGCAGCAACGACTGGATGGACAACGCGAACTACGCGTTCGACCGCTTCGTGATCTCGCCCAAGCAGGTCAATGACGAAGAGCGCAGCGCGCAGGTCAACGTGCGTTTCGACGGCGACAACAGCAGCATCAAGTTCGGCCTGCTCGGCCGCTGGCGCGACCGTGATGTCAACGTGGACGAGAGCGAACTGCGCCGCGGCCCGGACATCGACCTGGCCAGCTGGACGGCGGCCGATCCGGAACACCGCCATGGCGTGATGGGGCAGGGCATGAGCTCAGCGGCCATGCGCGCCTACTGGGCACAGAACGGCAGCCGCTACACCGCGCGTCCGCAGGACGTGGCCGGCAACGCCGCGACCTCGCTGGAAGAGGATTACACCGCCAGCGAAGACATCTTCGCCAGCTACGCGATGGGCACCTGGGACATCGGATCGCTGCGCATCATCGGCGGCGTGCGCGTGGAGAACACCCGCTTCAAGGCCACCGGCAACAGCGTCGAGCTGGACGACGATGACGGCTACACGGTCAGCCCGGTGGAGGCCAACCGCAGCTACACCAACGTGCTGCCGGGCCTGCACCTGCGCTACGACGCGGCCGACGACTGGGTGCTGCGTGCCTCGGCCAACAAGACGGTCTCGCGTCCGTCCTTCGGTGACATCTCGCCGCGCCGCGCGCTGAATGCCGGTGACGAAGAGCTGCGCCTGGGCAATCCGCAGCTGGATCCCTACGAATCGAAGAACATCGACCTGTCGGTCGAGAAGTACATCGGCACCACCGGCATCGTTTCGCTGGGCCTGTTCCACAAGTCCATCGATGGCTACATCGTGGAGACCGTGAGCCAGAATGATCCGGCTTACGATGGCCTCGACGTGACCCGCCCGATCAACGGCCGCAAGGCCACCGTGCGCGGCGCCGAGTTCAACTGGCAGCAGCAGCTGGCGTTCCTGCCTGGCGCGCTGGACGGCGTGCTGGTCGGTGCCAGCGGCACCTGGCTGGACACCAGGTTCGATGCCGGCATCGCTGATCGCGAAGGCGAGGAGTTCATGCTGCCGCGTGCCTCCAAGCACGTGTACAGCGCGCACATCGGCTATGAGAAGTACGGCCTGAGCACGCGCCTGGCGGCGGTCTATCGCAGCGAGTACCTGGACACCGTCGGTGCCGGCCGTGCGTTCGACATCTACGTCGCGCCCAATACCCAGCTCGACTTCTCGCTGGACTACAAGTTCACCCCGCGCATCAGCATGTACTTCGAAGCGCAGAACCTGCTCGACAAGCCGCTGGAGCTGTACCAGGGCACCCGTTCGCGCACCCTGCAGATGGAAGAGTACGGCCGCACCTACGCTGTCGGCCTGAAGGTGGCCCTGTGA
- a CDS encoding phytase, translated as MARGMTLLAAAMAACLAAGCTPAAAPAGADAAAKAPAGTARSVSTIAEAFLSPMTPDDNIDSPAAWKAPDGKTWLIATAKATDKLVVYDGSTGQHLRDVGTAGTALGQFDRPNGISITDDLLWIVERDNHRVQVFSLPDFTPLAVFGADDLRKPYGLWVDRRADGYSVYVTDSWDNGEDAQGKDILPPLAELDKRVRQYHVTRDGAKVEATLAASIGDTSEAGALRVVESIWGDPANDRLLIAEEDETYASEFKVYTLAGRFTGTTFGRDVFKAQAEGVMLRTCGKDGWWITTEQGKQRSVFHLFDRHTLKPVGAFQGNTVANTDGIWMMQQPTPRFPHGALYAVHDDQGVVAFDWEAIAKQLSLPLECGA; from the coding sequence ATGGCGCGTGGCATGACCCTGCTGGCAGCCGCGATGGCTGCCTGCCTTGCCGCCGGCTGCACGCCGGCGGCCGCTCCGGCCGGCGCCGATGCCGCCGCGAAGGCCCCGGCCGGGACCGCACGCTCGGTGTCGACCATCGCCGAGGCCTTCCTCAGCCCGATGACGCCGGACGACAACATCGATTCGCCGGCCGCCTGGAAGGCACCCGACGGCAAGACCTGGCTGATCGCCACCGCCAAGGCTACCGACAAGCTGGTGGTGTATGACGGCAGCACCGGCCAGCACCTGCGCGACGTCGGCACCGCCGGCACCGCGCTGGGTCAGTTCGATCGCCCCAACGGCATCTCGATCACCGACGACCTGCTGTGGATCGTCGAGCGTGACAACCACCGCGTGCAGGTGTTCTCGCTGCCCGATTTCACCCCGCTGGCGGTGTTCGGTGCCGACGACCTGCGCAAGCCCTATGGCCTGTGGGTCGACCGCCGCGCCGATGGCTACAGCGTCTACGTCACCGATTCCTGGGACAACGGCGAAGACGCACAGGGCAAGGACATCCTGCCGCCGCTGGCCGAGCTGGATAAGCGCGTGCGCCAGTACCACGTGACCCGCGATGGCGCCAAGGTCGAAGCGACCCTGGCCGCCAGCATCGGTGATACCAGCGAAGCCGGCGCACTGCGCGTGGTCGAGTCGATCTGGGGTGACCCGGCCAACGACCGCCTGCTGATCGCCGAGGAAGACGAAACCTACGCGAGCGAGTTCAAGGTCTACACGCTGGCCGGCCGTTTCACCGGCACCACCTTCGGCCGCGATGTGTTCAAGGCGCAGGCCGAAGGCGTGATGCTGCGGACCTGCGGCAAGGACGGCTGGTGGATCACCACCGAACAGGGCAAGCAGCGCAGTGTGTTCCACTTGTTCGACCGCCATACCCTGAAGCCGGTCGGTGCCTTCCAGGGCAACACGGTCGCCAACACCGATGGCATCTGGATGATGCAGCAGCCGACCCCGCGCTTCCCGCATGGCGCGCTGTATGCCGTGCATGACGACCAGGGCGTGGTGGCCTTCGACTGGGAAGCCATCGCCAAGCAGCTGTCGCTGCCGCTGGAGTGTGGCGCATGA
- a CDS encoding metallophosphoesterase family protein: MNALALGLLLAMPALGFAAAEPNTQVPVGSHHYAATTVPDRIVASPSVDPSQGFAVAWRTDDSVRAPLLEIALAGDSPAIEGIRQVRAKTQVLQTENGVSHHHRAEVDGLKPDTLYVYRVQGNGSWSAWNQLRTLGKAGEPLTLLYFGDTQNKNLSHVSRVVRAAQKTAPEARMSLFAGDLVSGGDGADDSEWGEWFAATSWLAQETLVAPAIGNHEYFEEFEDTPQERRVLGKHWPVTFALPGNGAAAAASSTYWFDVQDVRVAVLDGTSALDLGTAQAQAQWLDKVLANNPHPWTIVLLHQAFYSPREGRENAALRDVLLPVVRRHNVDLVLQGHDHTYGRRGEGEAATPQYVVTVAGPKQYRLSDEARRTMDPVAEDTQLFQVLKIDPQHLRYEARTVTGRLYDAFELRRDAAGTKQRVELREDRIAPRDCPRAQTAKGRADRCWE, translated from the coding sequence ATGAACGCCCTTGCGCTGGGCCTGCTGTTGGCGATGCCCGCATTGGGCTTCGCCGCCGCCGAACCGAACACCCAGGTGCCGGTGGGCAGCCATCACTACGCGGCCACCACCGTGCCGGACCGCATCGTCGCCTCGCCGTCGGTCGATCCCAGCCAGGGCTTCGCCGTGGCCTGGCGTACCGATGACAGCGTGCGGGCGCCGCTGCTGGAAATCGCCCTGGCCGGTGATTCGCCGGCCATCGAGGGCATCCGCCAGGTACGCGCGAAGACCCAGGTGCTGCAGACCGAGAACGGTGTGTCGCACCACCATCGTGCCGAGGTCGATGGGCTGAAGCCGGACACCCTGTACGTGTACCGCGTGCAGGGCAATGGCAGCTGGAGTGCCTGGAACCAGCTGCGCACGCTGGGCAAGGCCGGCGAGCCGCTGACCCTGCTGTACTTCGGTGATACCCAGAACAAGAACCTCAGCCATGTCAGCCGCGTGGTGCGTGCCGCGCAGAAGACCGCACCGGAGGCGCGCATGAGCCTGTTCGCCGGTGACCTGGTCAGCGGTGGCGACGGTGCCGATGACAGCGAATGGGGCGAGTGGTTCGCCGCCACCAGCTGGCTGGCTCAGGAAACCCTGGTGGCGCCGGCCATCGGCAACCACGAGTACTTCGAAGAGTTCGAGGACACCCCGCAGGAACGCCGCGTACTGGGCAAGCACTGGCCGGTGACGTTCGCGCTGCCGGGAAACGGTGCCGCGGCGGCTGCCAGCAGCACCTACTGGTTCGATGTGCAGGACGTGCGCGTGGCCGTGCTCGACGGCACCTCCGCACTCGACCTGGGCACCGCCCAGGCGCAGGCGCAGTGGCTGGACAAGGTGCTGGCCAACAACCCGCACCCGTGGACCATCGTGCTGCTGCACCAGGCGTTCTATTCGCCGCGCGAAGGCCGCGAGAACGCTGCGCTGCGCGACGTGCTGCTGCCGGTCGTGCGCCGCCACAACGTCGACCTGGTGCTGCAGGGCCACGACCACACCTACGGCCGCCGCGGCGAAGGTGAGGCCGCCACGCCGCAGTACGTGGTGACGGTGGCCGGGCCGAAGCAGTACCGCCTGTCCGACGAGGCACGCCGGACCATGGATCCGGTGGCCGAGGATACCCAGCTGTTCCAGGTGCTGAAGATCGATCCGCAGCACCTGCGCTACGAAGCACGCACCGTCACCGGCCGGTTGTACGATGCCTTCGAGCTGCGCCGCGACGCTGCAGGTACCAAGCAGCGCGTGGAACTGCGCGAAGACCGCATCGCCCCGCGTGACTGCCCGCGTGCGCAGACCGCAAAGGGCCGGGCGGACCGTTGCTGGGAATGA